The Microtus ochrogaster isolate Prairie Vole_2 chromosome 22, MicOch1.0, whole genome shotgun sequence nucleotide sequence ATTTTGCTCCACTCGCTCTGAGGAATTAAACCTGCTCCATCTTCTGACTCCACCATCTGAGAATGCCACAGCTCTGAGAGAAATGACTTTCCGGTGTCTCCATCTTATAGTATCTTGCCATTCAGAAAGAAGGTAAGGCTATCTTGGAAATACCTATTCTTAAAATTTGCTAAGTTgtggctagagagacagctcaggggttaaaagcacttgctgctctcccagaggcctggagttcagttctcagtactcacatggtggttcacaactatctgtaacccctgatccaggggatcctatgcccctttctgacctccacaggcactgcatgcatatacagggtgcacagacacacatgcagaaaaaacacccaaacacagaaaataagtcctaaaaaaaaataaaaattgccaaGTGTTGCAGAGGTTGATAGACAAATCTGATCCAGACTGACGctctcactttcttccttttaattataaaacctttttttccaagacagtgtttctctgcagctttggagcctgtcctggaactagctcttgtagaccaggctggcctcgaactcacagagatctgcctgcctctgcttcccgagtgctggaattaaaggcgtgggccaccaccgcccggctatcaaAGTCTTTCTTGTTTGAGCCGGACACATGGTTGCCTAGACACAGACTAAACTGCCCAGTCTCTGTTCCAGCCACACGCACCGTCTGACTATGATCAGGTCAGTGGGATATGAGTGGAAACGACAGGTAAAATGCCCAAGTCACCTCACAGGCATTTGCCCTTAGTGCTCTCTGATTCCCTTCCTGTTGGCTGATGAACAGCAGTGCCTGAGGCAGTCCCATAAATCACTGTGATAGCTCAGGACGGGAAAGGGAAATCTGTGTGGCGAAGCCACTTTTGCGTGTGGCAATGCTATCAGATTGAAGCAGGCCCGGCACCTTCCACACTCACACTGTCACCTGCCTCCATTTCACCCTCATAGCATTGCTGCCCCCTCTTCTCATCTCTCCTTTTGAACCGGCTCTTACTTTCCTGGACTCGCACTCGACTTCACGGAACTTCTGACTCACAGCTGGCCTCCTTTGATAGCACGAGCTCTCTTGATGTGGAACCTAGACCACACcgtggaggagaagagggagcagaCTCAAAGGCAGATGGTCCAGTATTCCATCCTGAGAGGGGGGGCTTACACGAACCCTCTGTCCACGGATAAAACCGGCAGCCAAGAAACCTCCAAGGATGAAAGAAAGGGTAAAGACAAGACTGTGTGTGGTCCCCTGGCCCAATGTCGGATGGGGTCCCCAACCTCACATTTTAAGGTCTGATCACACAGTGAAGGCAACTGGCCTCATGGCTACGAGTGCATACCGTGGAAACAGAATAAATCTGGGTTTGAACCTGAGCCCTGTTGTGTGTACCTGATGTTACCGTGAGCAAATTAATCAAGTCTTGTTTTTTCTCCTGTCATAGGGGTTAGGGGCATCCTAACAGAGCAGCCAGGAGAGTGAGTTAAAGAATGTGTGTGTCAAAGTTAATTTCATGTGTGTCAAAGGGTATACACGTGTTTGTTAGCTGTTATGATGGCCTTTCCTCCTGTTCTCTGAGGGAATTTCTTCATAGTCATTATAGCCAATGCCCTGTGACACCTTCCAGCTCCTTGACCCGAGCAATCAACTTGCACCTCACTGTATACTGAGAAGACACACATCTTAATTCCATTATCATAGTAGGGTCCACTTGACTGCTTAAATATCCCTGCTTCACTGGAGACAGGGTCCGTGTGTTTGGCTGAATTCCAGGTACCGAAGTAGGTTCACATGTGTGAATACAGCCTTGATTTTTATTCTAGCCAACTTAGCGCTCTTCAGAATTAGGGCTGAGGCTTTGCCATTCCTTTTGTCATTACGTCTTGCCGATGAGTTGCCCTATCAAGTTAATTTAAACTGAAGTCTAACTGGCATTGCTGGGAGCCTCAAAGTCAGTTATCTGAACATGGCCATCTACAGATAAATATTCTCTAATGGGAATGTTCTTGTCAAACATTTCCTCATGTTTTTCTCAGACACTGTTAGCAAAATGCAGTTTGGGAGATATTAAAatccagggcctggagagagggctcagtgagaAAATGTGCTTACCACCAATCCCGatggcctgagtttaatcccccaGAACACACATAGTGGAAACGGAGAACTGCCTcttgaaagttgccctctgacctctaacaTGCAAGGCATGGTTTGCGCGGGGGAAggggatgatttttaaaaacaaagaaaaaaacctttagGAATTGAAAATGAATTGGTTTTGTAATAAGGAACAAGTTATTTAATTTGTTTCggttgatttttcgagacagggtttctctgtgtgttgttctggctgtcccggaactcattctgtagaccaggcaggcctcaaactcacagaaatcaacctgtctctgcctcctaagtgctgggattaaaggcgtgtgccaccactgcctggcaagttaTCCAATTTTTAAAGGATAGATCAGAATTATGAGGATACCTCGGCTGGGCTATAGCCCTGTGTCTGACACAGGTTTAGCTTGCATGGTGCCCTCAGTTCGATCCCTGCCACTGCATCTAAAACCTCGGCACGTTgatgaaattcttattttataatctttcttcACGTGCCTAACTGCCTCATAGGGATAGTGGAAAACATTTGCTTTCTTATTACAAGAGAGTCCACATTTAATCAATACATCCACTTTGGTGGTCTAGCTTAGATCTATTGGATCTAGTTGTCCTCCAAATACATTGATGTTATTCTTATAGTTTCCTCAAAGGAAAGAGAGTGAATGCATGCACacttgtgcatgtgcatacacagacacacacatacacacttgcacaaaCACACGCACGACGCACACATTCAcccttaaaggaaaataatagtaCCATTCCGTTCAAAACTTGACACAAGATTCTGGTTATAGGCAGTCAAACAGCACACACTGAGATGATAAAATACCTCGATGCAGACGTGATGCATTCCTCCAGCCTTGTTCTTCTGCAGAAAGCCCGTGATTGGACTGTCACTCCCCAGTGGGTGGAGCAGCTCCATCTTGGTGTTTCCCAGGCTGACAAAAACAACAGATACTCCATGTTCTGGAAGAGGGACCGCCTCGCTTACCTGGGCCCCCAGAACATCCCTATAAAATGACGAGGCCTTTCCCAAATCTGGCACTGCTATGGCCACATGGTTGAGCCGACCCAGGTTCCACACAGGACCTGACACTTGCTGCAGGGACTGTGACATGGAAAGACTTCTCCCTGAAGCAACTGGAGTTTGGACTCTGGAGAAAAgccctgaggggaaaaaaaaaagtcgaaCGGCCATTGACATCTCTCTTTTGAGAAGTCATGTacttctaaatttcatttttaaatctaaacaaagaattataaaattcaCTGTTTACATTATCTATTTgatattaaattagaaaattt carries:
- the Mcee gene encoding methylmalonyl-CoA epimerase, mitochondrial, which gives rise to MRRIVKAAALAASTTGLFSRVQTPVASGRSLSMSQSLQQVSGPVWNLGRLNHVAIAVPDLGKASSFYRDVLGAQVSEAVPLPEHGVSVVFVSLGNTKMELLHPLGSDSPITGFLQKNKAGGMHHVCIEVDNINAAVTDLKKKKIRSLSDEVKIGAHGKPVIFLHPKDCGGVLVELEQA